The Pangasianodon hypophthalmus isolate fPanHyp1 chromosome 5, fPanHyp1.pri, whole genome shotgun sequence genome includes a window with the following:
- the pdzk1 gene encoding Na(+)/H(+) exchange regulatory cofactor NHE-RF3: protein MAGPKPRVIALSKREGQSYGFYLRIEEGAEGHLVRALEMGGPAELAGLKDGDRIIRVNGTFVDNLEHSQVADLVKKSGLTVTFHVLGEEAYQQAKRNGINLAEPQSYSAQSQPTMNGVPAAGPKLKLCFLLKSSSGFGFSIKSCKGPEGMFMTDVIVGGAADNAGVKAGDRLVEINGENVEGATHDQTVEKVKAAGKSVMFLLVDKDTDKYYKNKCIRLGTGLATTKHLPMNPRIVEITKGASGYGFFLKADPKTPGHFIGEIDRGSPAEKGGLKEMDQLVAVDGEEVNHCTHEQVVDKIRELGNRCCLLVVDTETDKMYKMGGVSPLLYWEEMRSSLPQMSNPEPEHNVTPVPAMADAPEVIYKPKLCRMEKGAAGYGFHLNGIQGVHGQYIKEVVKGGPADRAGLEDEDIVVEVNGVNIEESTHEEAVNLIRSSGDTLVLLVAGKAAYDHLKAKGVAITPKPLDTEQTPVQPRERTPSVSSTSSSESEDERL, encoded by the exons ATGGCTGGGCCAAAACCTCGAGTGATTGCACTTTCCAAGCGTGAAGGCCAGAGCTATGGCTTCTACCTGAGGATTGAGGAGGGGGCAGAAGGTCATTTGGTTCGGGCATTGGAGATGGGTGGTCCTGCTGAACTAGCTGGTCTCAAGGATGGAGATCGCATTATCAGAGTCAATGGAACCTTTGTGGACAACCTGGAACACAGCCAG GTTGCAGATCTGGTTAAGAAAAGTGGATTGACTGTCACATTCCATGTCCTGGGAGAGGAAGCATACCAGCAGGCCAAAAGAAATGGCATAAACCTTGCAGAACCACAGTCCTATTCTGCTCAGAGTCAGCCCACCATGAACGGAGTTCCTGCAGCAGGCCCTAAACTCAAACTCTGCTTTCTGCTGAAGTCCAGCAGTGGCTTTGGTTTCTCGATCAAGTCCTGTAAAG GTCCAGAGGGAATGTTCATGACGGATGTGATTGTGGGAGGGGCGGCTGATAATGCGGGGGTTAAGGCAGGTGATCGTCTGGTGGAGATCAATGGAGAAAATGTAGAAGGCGCTACACATGATCAAACTGTGGAAAAA GTCAAAGCTGcgggaaaaagtgtgatgtttTTACTCGTGGACAAGGACACAGACAAATACTACAAGAATAAATGCATCAGACTGGGAACTGGACTGGCCACAACGAAGCACCTACCAATGAATCCTCGCATAGTTGAAATCACCAAGGGAGCCAGTGGTTATGGCTTCTTCCTTAAGGCAGACCCTAAAACTCCAG GTCATTTCATTGGAGAAATCGACCGTGGGAGTCCTGCAGAAAAAGGGGGACTGAAGGAGATGGACCAGCTGGTGgctgtggatggagaggaggtTAATCACTGTACCCATGAGCAAGTGGTGGATAAAATACGTGAGCTCGGAAATCGATGCTGCCTCCTGGTGGTTGATACTGAAACAGACAAGATGTACAAGATG ggtggTGTCTCTCCTTTACTTTATTGGGAGGAAATGAGGAGTTCCCTTCCTCAGATGAGCAATCCTGAGCCTGAACATAATGTCACCCCAGTCCCAGCCATGGCTGACGCTCCTGAGGTAATATATAAACCCAAATTGTGCCGCATGGAAAAGGGCGCTGCTGGATACGGCTTCCACCTCAATGGTATCCAAGGAGTGCATGGACAATATATCAAAGAG GTGGTGAAAGGAGGACCAGCAGACAGAGCAGGGCTAGAGGATGAAGACATTGTGGTGGAGGTCAATGGGGTGAACATAGAGGAAAGCACGCATGAGGAGGCTGTGAATCTGATCCGCAGCAGTGGTGACACATTGGTCCTCCTTGTAGCAGGGAAAGCTGCTTATGATCACCTGAAAGCTAAGGGAGTTGCAATTACCCCCAAGCCGCTGGATACCGAACAAACACCAGTTCAGCCTCGTGAAAGG ACACCCTCTGTTTCATCTACATCCTCATCAGAAAGTGAAGATGAGAGGCTCTGA